CCcctggtatgactcctacactcctctctccgctcctcgtgcgcagatcctaatggagatcgagggggaagaatacctgcgacggcctcagcctctgaaggcaaaaggctccgaccgacacggccgatcgtcgatcgccgaatcaacggctcgatcaccgatcgccaaaCTGACgtcctcgacctctgaaggcaaaaggctccgaccgacacggccgatcgtcgatcgccgaatcaacggctcgatcaccgatcgccgaaccgacggcctcgacctctgaaggcaaaaggctccgaccgacacgaccgatcgtcgatcgccgaatcaacagctcgatcaccgatcgccgaaccgacggcctcggcctctgaaggcaaaaggctccgaccgacacggccgatcgtcgatcgccgaatcaacggctcgatcaccgatcgccgaaccgacggcctcggcctctgaaggcaaaaggctccgaccgatacggccgatcatcgatcgccgaatcaacggctcgatcactgatcgtcgaactgacggcctcggcctctgaaggcaaaaggctccgaccgacacggccgatcgtcgatcgtcgaatcaacggctcgatcaccgatcgccgaaccgacggtctcggcctctgaaggcaaaaggctccgaccgacacggccgatcgtcgatcgccgaatcaacggctcgatcaccgatcgccgaaccgacggcctcggcctctgaaggcaaaaggctccgaccgacacggccgatcgtcgatcgccgaatcaacggctcgatcacgatcgccgaaccgacggcctcggcctctgaaggcaaaaggctccgaccgacacggccgatcgtcgatcgccgaatcaacggctcgatcaccgatcgccgaaccgacggcctcagcctctgaaggcaaaaggctccgaccgacacggccgatcgtcgatcgccgaatcaacggctcgatcaccgatcgtcgaaccgacggcctcggcctctgaaggcaaaaggctccgaccgacacggccgatcgtcgatcgccgaatctacagctcgatcaccgatcgccgaaccgacggcctcggcctctgaaggcaaagggcttcgactaatgcggctggctaacttgccgacttagcttcgactaagaaaggcaaaatgccaagacgaccgcagtcgcattcgcgacataccgatctggtcatgaccgatcgaaggatattcggcttgccaccgtttatcatacatcccgacgcatacgtccgaccaagggctggacaatggatattcgacttgccatcgtcatcctatccgaatacgtcggatgctactcgactatcagattctgcagaatgatcgtgtcgacgagcaacgttcggaggttggccgacctccgacccgacgtgcatgctcgacctacagtcgggacgaccgatattggatcgttcgttgatgtgatcgccagagtcggggcaggaaaagacggaacaccactcctttcgtccgaagccgtcgcccacgtgttcacgcgagccaacacgacatcgggctcaggagtggaggggggcaagtgttggggaatccccaccgaccgacttacggtcgaaggggccgactggccgaccgaccgactggccgactccgacggccgaccgaccgactggccgaccccgacggacgactccgactggccgaccccgacggacgactccgactggccgactccgacggccgaccgaccgactggccgaccccgacggccgactccgactggccgaccccgacggacgactccgactggccgaccccgacggccgaccccgacggccgactccgactggccgaccgaccgactggccgactccgacggccgaccgaccgactggccgacacCGACCGGCCGAccaaccgactggccgaccccgaccgactgaccgaccggccgaccgaccgaccgccgactccgactggccgaccgaccgactggccgaccgatcgaccgaccgactggccgaccgaccaggaagtctgatggccgactcactcgccgaccaatggaggggcccgacaccactcagctggctaccgactttgggtcggtcggctcctccaaccaccgtacagccgccagacgttgtcagctctgacacggacatgcggcgcagttacctaggggcattgtcccgccgagagcggggtcaaccctggtgattggacggccacacggtgacatgacgttttcacggcgactctgacagtccacagtgagttgacaggtcCTCACTTGTccacgccattaatgacggcgccatactgtgctccactatataaaccggggaaggcaacagtgcaagggatcgatccgcccgtctctcccacatacgcaggctcgctcctttctccctctctctctttctcagagctctctgtctgcatttcactgttgcccagtcacctctctgacttgaccgtcggaggatccccgccggagccgcctccagttagtgtggacttccttttgcaggtgcacgcttcccggcgatcgggcgacgaggcgattggccgcaacataatGAATACATCTAATTATAGTTCAAAGATAGTAAAAAACTTGATTGTTTATACTTGTTGAGTGAATGCTTAGCAAAAAAAGTTCGTATCCTCAGCAAATTGGGAGAGGCAGAGGCATTCATTTGGTGGCCCTGACCTCAAACAAGTGATGACTTTAGCAAAttgtatattttcaaaaatataattGAGGCTATCAACAAAAAAAGGAAGCAATACGGAGAGAAGGGGAGTCTCCTTGTCATGATGGAACCAAAAATCATGCTACCTATTGACAACGAGCATAGAATTGCGAGTAATATTTAGGAGTAAATCTTAGTTTGCTTTTATTCTatcaaatttagattagataataAGGGTCCCATATCGATGATTTAAGTCATTAGATAGATCACCTTTGCACTACTTACACATCAAAAATTATGTAATTTGGAGACTCTTACCATCAACATAGGGCTCTTATAatttgatcagatgattgaaATGAATGGAGATCCACTTGTGtagccaaatctctctctctctctctctctctctcacacacacacacacacatacacacacatatatgactATAGTATTAAGAATTGTTAGTGTATTATTGATAACTACATGCTCAAGGGAGGAGACAAGCAACTCATTTGCTAGGGTTAATGATGCTCGCCATACTATTGTTGATCTGAAGTTTCAGCTTGTTATGATTAATATTGCTGGAGAACCAAATATATACTTGCTAGAgaggaaattttattttttggagaaCAGTATCTTGTTCCATCTGCACAGTGGATTTGTCTTCTTATATGGACTTTGTAATGACATGTATTAATGTTGACTTACTGAACATTTTAGTTGTTAAGATATTATCTCATGTATTTTGCCTTCATGGAAGGTACTGATACCTGGTATTTCAACCTAGAATGACACAACAATTATTGGATATGTTGTTCAATACTTTGAAAATATGAGTTTCATAATTTTGTTTAGTTTTTACATGTTGGCAAAAGCTATTTGAGTGATACATTTGGGACAACTCTTGCTTAGTTGTGACTTGTATCATATTGGCAAAACATACTAGCTGTATTCTTGTTCGGTTTTAAATTTATCATACATTGTAACTACAAAGCCATGTTGTTGGAGCATGTCATTTTTATCATACCCGGTAATTAAAATATTGGTTCCGGTAACACCCACCTCGAGCTAACTTGCTAGTTTAGCACACCCGGTAATTAAGAGCCAGTTTAACCTTTTCTGGCATTTCAATGGATGGAAAGACCAACCTCTCTAGTTTGGCTATAGCCTACTTTAGATCCTCAAAGAATCATGTCCAGTTCTTTTTACTCTCTGGCTCGTCTGCACACCATCCTACTGAAAATATACCATTTTTCCTATCAATGCTAATAGTAGCTACTGTGACTCCCTGCACTTTCCTTTCAAATGACAACCATCTAGACCAAGATACGTACCCAGACTAGAAGCTCCAATAGAAGCAAAGAGCCTGTTGAAACTCTGCATGCCATCAAATATTTCATACTTGTGTACTTGTGTTCCTTCTCATAAACTATTCCTTCAAGTCCCACATCCTTTCATAAAGATATTCCCACTTGTGACTTTAGATTGTATGTGCAAAAATGATGGAAAGCACACGTAAAAATCTAAAATACAAATATTTTTGatgcaaaatataataaaaaaacaatattgttgttttttttttaaaatacttaaatattattcaaagaattttttttgatgtgattggttttaaaaaaatttaaataaaataagaaaaaagaaagaaaaactatttgataattttcttcGCACCTCTGACTATATTCTCTCTCTAATATTTAAGTTTTAGATGACGTTAACGGACTAACCTCTCATGGGTGGCCGAACCGATTCCAaaactaataatattttattgtGCTTGTAtgagtttaaattttttagtctGGTTTGTAAGAGTTTGTGAACTATCTTGTATATTCAGCTTAATGGAAGCTTTCAGTTCGttgttaataataataataataataataataataataataatataataataataataataataataatttcggAGCAAACTTTGGAGACTCGGGGAAACCGAAGAGGGAGGGGGAAACAAACCGTCTAAGACGCGGATCAAAAAATTCCACGTGACCAATCAACAACCGTCCAGCGCTACTGCGGTGCACTTCTGCAGCGCGAAGGATCCGATGCCCCATTTTATCTGCGGCCCCTATCTCGCGGCACCGCAGCCAtttttctccttcctcctcttccccgTCGAGGAACTCTCGCGGATAGCCAGCAAGCGAGGCAGAGTGGCGAAGAAAGGGGGAGGAGGATATGACCTCCCTCCCCAAACCCTAACTAGAGAATGTCTCTTCCCAACCCCAATCCCCTCCTCCCCGGCCCTCCCAAGCTCACCCTCCCCCCCGCTCTCTTCCTTCCCAGCTCTCCCTCCTCCGCTGCCGCGCCACCGCTGAGGCTTCCGACGCTGCCCCTTCGCCGGACTGGTTCCGACCACGGCGGCCACAGGAGCCCGATGGGAGGGCCTCCCCCCGGGACCCCGGCATCAGGGTCAATGCCAAGGAGGAGAGCAAGAACGGCAACGGCAAGAAGAAGAAGTGGTGGTGGTGGTCCCGCGACCGGGAGAGCTATTTGGTCGACGATTCCGATGCCCTTCCCCTCCCCATGACCTATCCCAACTCCTCCCCGGCCCCGCCTGAGGAGATCGATCGCCGCCTCCAGTGCGATCCCAATGTTGAGGTTCGTCTTCATGCTTATAAactcttcttgttcttcaatgATTCTGTTTTCATTCGCAAATGGTTTTTTTAATTTCGTGCAGGATTGCAAGGAAGTTGTGTATGAGTGGACGGGCAAGTGTAGGAGTTGCCAGGGTACGGGGTTCGTTAGCTATTATAACAAAAGAGGGCGCGAGATAATCTGCAAGTGTGTTCCTTGTCTTGGAATTGGTAAGAAGTGGTTCCTTTTCTATTTGATATTTAATGAAGAAGGGAAAATCTGCAGAGAAACCTTCCTCTCATGTTTCTCAATAAAATCTCTTTCTGTCTAGCATAGTAATAGATGCCCTTCTATACCTATGGGGAACAATGCCAACATTTTGAGAAAGAAATGCAAACTTCTGAAGCagggaaaaatggaagaaaaattaCAGCTTTTTTTAAGCTTGCACCGTTTCGCTATTGTGTggttttagtggaagaaaaagagggaaagGTCTTGTTGTCTATAGCTGAATTGAGTATTCCATATTTGTCTTTGTAAAATAAATGAATTCCAACAGCATAGGGATGGTTTTTTTCTAGTGTTACATCATACAGTTAATTTGTTGCATCCTCTTTGATTCCTTTTACCAATAAAATGAGGTTCAATCAGAGTCCCTCTCCACTTGTTTTCCCGTGCATAACTCGTCCACACATTTGATGAAGGATCCTGTACTCGTTGTACCTTGTCCTGTTATGGGTATATCAACCATGGCAATATGCAGTGATGCTCTATATTTTCTTTGTCTTCAAAACTAGTTTCTTTAGCAGTATCAAAAATCTTTCTACATGATTTTCCTGGATTAGTCACTTGAAATTGGAAGATACTTTGGTATTTCTAGTCAGACAATGGAACTTATGGGCTTCCCTTGTTAGGCCATGTAACAGGGTTCTTCAGCTATGCCTATTGGCGTCCGACCATGAGATCCTTGTTAGCTCTTATAGATGTGCAATTCTTTAACTTTTTCCACAATGATATGGTACCTGTTGGTAAAGCGCATGTAATGTTCAAGCATCTAGTCTTGCAACATCTAAAGAGAgtaaaatctctatctttttatttattatttattttttcaattgctTTATATCGTCTTTAAGTGGGCATATATTTGAATACTTGGTggtagagttgacagttgatgtGTGTTAACTTGTGGAACTTGTTTTCTATTTTGTCAGACTATGTTTTACACTTGGTTTATTGTTCAAACTAAAAATTTCACCATAACATCTTATGCCCAAGTTTTCTGTGTGGTTAGAAAACTACCGTCAATGCTTCTGCACATTCAAAGGATCCTATCCATTCAGTttaactctttttctttttctttttacccctcccattgctaattttttttcttagtgtTCTTGCTCTTGCAGTTTATGCTTAAGCCGAGGGCATTGTTCATGGTTCCCAAGTGGAATAGAATTCTTATCTATTGGAATTATTTCTAGATGATTTGTATATCCATAACCAGTGTTTGCATCTATCACATATATGTAGCTCTTTCAAATTAGTAGGAGCCAACTGCACTTCTTATGAGCTAATGAGATTGAATTCCCATTTAATAATAATCAGACCAAAAGATATGCTTGGATTTGTCCTACTGTGGAGTTTTAGAATGACAAGCCTTTGCAATTTTGTTTCATTGCCATTGGTACTAGTTTGCTCAAACAGAGTTGTGCAATTACCAACCTTGAGTGGCTCAGAATTAAGCTTCCTGGATATCATCCATATGATATAGGAATAGCAGTATGCATAAACAGATCTTTATAAATATTTGATCCACCCACCCTTGCTTTTTCGTGGATGACTGTATTCATCGATAGTGTTTCGGAGGGTAGATATTGTTGCTAGAgttttttaattttcttgatGTATTTCCATGAACAGAAGGCAAAATGATGCACTGGAGGGCTGTGAGGCATGTGGATCACTTACAGATTTGGTGGTAGATTGTTGATTTTCGGTCATTTTCTCTGATTGATTTCCAGTTTTAGTGTGTTCGTTTAGCCAAGGGCTAGGATTAAATGATCTCAAGCCAAAATTAGTGGCTTGCCGGACAATGATATTGCATGGCTTAATCAGATAAGCCACATAAGCCTTAACATATTAGTTATGGGCCTAACTAACCTGACCACTCCCTAAAGGGAAGAGTGGAAGAGCAAAAGAGTGCACTATCCTCTCCATGGTATTCCGTACATGCCCGAACTGATCGATATACCTTGTACGCTACCGTACTGGTGGGGAACCGGTTCGGTTCAGGTCGATTTTTTAGAATATGCCCTAAACTACACCATATCAGCCGATTTGGTATGGTTCAAGGCCAAACCGTCCGAAATCGGATGGTTTGGATCGGTTCAGTATGGTTCAGGGTCGGTTCGGTccagttttctcttttttttttatttttttttaatgctgctaggtaggatttttttaattttttttatcatcggTACGGTCTGGTATGATACCATATCGATCAAGAACCGATATGGGTCTCGATACCGGTTTCTGAAATCTTGGtcctccctcttctcctcttGAGTATCCATATGTCCAAATAGGGATACCTCCATCCTTCCCACTTATATGGGGCCAGGCAAATCTTATCGGTAATTTCGGGATTTTCATGTTggatgttttttttcttttttcttttaacaaaGTAGTCCATGAGTATTGTAATATTAGAATCAAACAGGTTGTTTTATCTTCTTTTCCAACGGCCATCTGGTGCCATCCCATTTGTTAACTTCTCTCCTTTATACTTCCTTTTgttctcctttctttcctttgttttcttATCATCATTTGCTAAAATTATGTTGCTTATGCTGAAAACTTTTGATAAAACCTGTTGCTTTCTCAGTTTTATCTTTCTGATATAGCTGTGTTTGTTGTATATGCTGAATTTTTTAGTCGACATTTTCACATATTGATGCTTAATTACTGCATGCTGTTAATTCAGGAGAGTTGTAAGGTCCTTCACTCTTTAGCCATGCTATCGAACTCTTATAAACTCCACTCTAAGGTTCTTCGCACCTTGAATGGATTCATTGTCTGTTGGATTTCTGGACAATGCCCAGAAATCCCTTTGAAATCATAGTATTTTCAGCTAAAGGCCCTTTAAACTGATTGTTATGTAGAGGTAAGCCTAGGGCTGCATCAAATTGGTGAAAAACATTCTGATCCT
This genomic window from Elaeis guineensis isolate ETL-2024a chromosome 13, EG11, whole genome shotgun sequence contains:
- the LOC105060880 gene encoding uncharacterized protein, producing the protein MSLPNPNPLLPGPSKLTLPPRSLLPSSPSSAAAPPLRLPTLPLRRTGSDHGGHRTRWEGLPRTPASGSMPRRRARTATARRRSGVVVPRPEELFGRRFRCPSPPHDLSQLLPAPPEEIDRRLQCDPNVEDCKEVVYEWTGKCRSCQELENVSSQPQSPPPRPSQAHPPPRSLPSQLSLLRCRATAEASDAAPSPDWFRPRRPQEPDGRASPRDPGIRVNAKEESKNGNGKKKKWWWWSRDRESYLVDDSDALPLPMTYPNSSPAPPEEIDRRLQCDPNVEDCKEVVYEWTGKCRSCQGTGFVSYYNKRGREIICKCVPCLGIGYVQKMTARKDIDVMEDLDNGKPP